DNA from Dietzia lutea:
GACGCCGGATCCGCCGGTCCTCGACCTTCGCGATGTCGGTTCGCGTCCCTGCGGTCATCATCCACTCCCCGTCGTCGACCGTTCGATCCGATCACATATATCTTACACGGATATCCAGCGCGCCGCAGCCCCTCCCGAATCGCCGAAACCTGGAAAGATAGGGTCACCTAACCCCGACGAAGGAGTACGAGTGGCCCGCGACCGCCAGTCCCCCGCCCCGACCGTCCTGACGGTGTTGCGCACCGAGACGGTGACCGCCCACCTCGTCCGGGTGGTCCTGGGTGGCGAGAGCTTCGATTCGTTCGCCGCCCGCGCCGACACGGACAGCTACGTCAAGATCGAGCTGCCGCACGCCGGCGAGACGGTCGTGCGGACGTACACCGTCCGGCGGTGCGACCCGGTCGCGCGGGAGATCTGGATCGACTTCGTCGTGCACGGCGACGCCGGAGTGGCCGGCCCGTGGGCGCTTTCGGTCACCCCGGGCACGCAGGTCGCGCTGCGCGGTCCGGGTGGCGGCTACCGTCCGGACCCGGAGGCCGACTTCCACCTGCTGGCCGGGGATGAGACTGCGGTGCCGGCCGTCGCCGCGGCCTTGGAGTCGCTGCCGGAGGACGCCATGGGTGCGGTGTTCCTGGAGGTCGGGGGCGACGACGACGAGGTCGACCTGGCCGCGCCAGCGGGCGTGGAGGTCACCTGGATCCACCGCGGGACCCCCTCGACGGACGCCGGCCCGGGGCTGATCGACGGCGACGCCCCGCTGGTCGGCGCGGTGCGTGACCTGCCGTGGCCGGACGGCGACGTGCAGGTCTTCGTCCACGGCGAGGCCGAGACGATCATGAAGCACCTGCGGCCGTACCTGAGAAAGGAGCGGGGTGTGCCCGCCGCCCGGGCCTCGATCTCGGGCTACTGGCGACGTGGCCGGACCGAGGAGGGCTTCCGTACCTGGAAGCGCGAACTGGCCGAGTCGGAGGAGGGCCCGCAGCCCGTCAGGTGAGTCCGGGCTCATCGTGCCGGGGCGACCCGGTACCCTCATGTGCCAGCACCGTTCACGCATCCGGCCCCTCGCG
Protein-coding regions in this window:
- a CDS encoding siderophore-interacting protein — translated: MARDRQSPAPTVLTVLRTETVTAHLVRVVLGGESFDSFAARADTDSYVKIELPHAGETVVRTYTVRRCDPVAREIWIDFVVHGDAGVAGPWALSVTPGTQVALRGPGGGYRPDPEADFHLLAGDETAVPAVAAALESLPEDAMGAVFLEVGGDDDEVDLAAPAGVEVTWIHRGTPSTDAGPGLIDGDAPLVGAVRDLPWPDGDVQVFVHGEAETIMKHLRPYLRKERGVPAARASISGYWRRGRTEEGFRTWKRELAESEEGPQPVR